The region GTTCGGGTGGAGGCCCGCGGCGACGAGGCCCGCGAAGTGCGCCATGTCGACCCACAGGAGCGCGCCGACCTCGTCGGCGATCTCGCGGAAGGCGGCGAAGTCGAGCTGGCGCGGGTAGGCCGACCAGCCGGCGATGATGACCTTGGGCTTGTGCTCCTGCGCGAGTCGGCGCACCTCGTCCATGTCGACGCGGCTCGTGGCCTCGTCGACGCCGTAGGCGACGATGTCGTAGAGGCGGCCCGAGAAGTTGATCTTCATGCCGTGCGTGAGGTGGCCGCCGTGGTCGAGCGAGAGGCCGAGGATCGTGTCGCCCGGGCGGGCGATCGCGTGCAGCACGGCCGCGTTCGCGGTCGCGCCCGAGTGGGGCTGCACGTTGGCGAACTCGGCGCCGAAGAGCGCCTTCGCGCGCTCGATCGCGAGCGACTCGGCGACGTCGACGTGCTCGCAGCCGCCGTAGTAGCGGCGTCCCGGGTAGCCCTCGGCGTACTTGTTCGTGAGCACGCTGCCTGCCGCCTCGAGCACCGCGATGGGCACGAAGTTCTCGCTCGCGATCATCTCGAGGTAGTCGCGCTGGCGGTCGAGCTCGAGCTGCAGCACCGCGGCGATCTCGGGATCGACCTCCGTGAGCGGCGAGTTGAACGTGGAGGGCAGGCGGTCGGTCACGGTTGCTCCTTCGCTGGGGCGCTGGCGCGCGTCGCTGGTTCGGATGCCCAGGCGCGCGGCGGCTGCTCGGCCGCTCCCCGGTGGTGCTCCACCATTGCGCCAGTCACGGCCGCTCCCATCGTACCCGCGCGCGGATGGCGACGACGGATGCGTGGGGTGAGAGAAGTTCATTGACAAGGCAGTGCTCGCGGCCGGATGCTGGCGCTCGACCCGTTTGACGAAGAAGGAGCACTGCATGAGCGTCATCGACCTGACCGGCAAGGTCGCCGTCATCACCGGCGGCGGCAGCGGCATCGGCCGCGCCACCGCCCAGCTGTTCGCCGAGCTCGGCGCGAAGGTCGTCGTGAGCGACATCGCCCAGACCGCCCACGAGACCGTCGCGAGCATCGAGGGGGCCGGGGGCACCGCATCCGCCTTGATCGGCGACATCGGCGACGTCGCCGTCGCCGACTCGGTCGTCGCAGCGGCAGTGGAGCGCTACGGGCGGCTCGACGTGCTCGTCAACAACGCCGGGATCATGGATCACTTCGCGGGCGCCGCGAACGTCGAGGACGCGCTGTGGGACCGCATCATGCGCGTCAACCTCAACGCGCCGTTCTACCTGACGCGCGCGGCGCTGCGGGTCATGCTGCCGCAGGGCTCGGGCTCGATCGTCAACGTCTCGAGCGCCGCGGGCATCCGCGGGGCCGCGGCGGGCGCCGCCTACACGGCCTCGAAGCACGGGCTCGTCGGCCTCACGCGCAACACCGCCTACATGTACGGCAAGCAGGGCATCCGCGCGAACGCGATCTGCCCGGGCGGCGTCGCGACCAACGTCATGACCGAGGACGTGCAGCGCGGCATCGACCACGATGGCCTCGCCGCGCTCGGGCCGATCCACCAGGGCGCGCTCCGCAACGCCGAGTCGATCGAGCAGGCGAACCTCGCCGCGTTCCTCGCGTCGGATGCAGCTTCGAACGTCAACGGCGCGATCATCCCGAACGACGGCGGCTGGGCCGCAGGCTGAGCCGGCCGGCTGCGCTCGAGCGCTCCGCGGACCCCGTCCCGGCAGCGGGACCCGGGATCACGGGTCCGGCTGCCGAGATGGGGTCCGTAACGGTTCGCGGCGACGGCGCCAGTCGCGCGGGCGGATGCGCAACGGCGGATGCGCAACGGCGGATGCGCGCTGGCGGATGCGCGCTGGCGGACACTCGGGCGTGCTTGGATCGGCGCATGGACGACGGCGACCGCTCCCGCTCGCTGCTGCTCGGCGCGCTCGACGCACAGCGGCGGCACGTGCTCGCCGCGGTCGACGGGCTGACCGACGCCCAGCTGCGGGCGGCGGTGCTGCCGTCGGGCTGGTCGCCGATCGGGCTCGTGCGGCACCTCACGCTCGGCGGCGAGCGCTAATGGATCCACACCGTCATGGCCGGCGAGCCGCTCGACTACTGGCCCATCGATCGGCCCGAGCTCGACGAGGGGAGGCCCGCCGACTGGCGCGTCGAGCCGCACGAGTCGACGGATGCCGTGCTCGACGAGTACCGCGACGCGATCGCGCGCTCCGACCGGATCCTCGCCGAGCTGCCGCTCGACGCCTCGCCTCGGCACCGCGAGCCCGACTGGCCGGCGGAGCGGTTCGCCGACCTCGAGGCGGTGCTGCTGCACGTGATCCTCGACGCGGCGACGCACGCGGGCCACCTCGACGCGGCCCGCGAGCTCGTCGACGGTCGCCAGCACCTCGTGCTCTGAGGCCGCTGGTCCCGATAGCCGCGAAGCCCTCGCGCGACTCGACCGCTTCTCGTCGACAGGACCTGCTGCAACGGATCGAGTGGGCGAGAACCGGTCGAGTCGCCGCGGGAACCGGTCGAGTCGCCGAGACCGGGTCGAGCCGCCGAAAGCGGGTCGAGTGGAGTCGCTGCGGACCCGAGATCGGCAGCGGGACCCGAGATCTCGGGTCCCGCTGCCGATGTGGGGTCTGGGTCGCCGGTCAGCGGCGCGCGAGGCCGCACTCGCCGCTGACCGGCGCGCCCTAGATCAGGTGGTCGGTGAGGTGGTTCGGCGTGCCGAAGCGGTGCGCCGTGATCGCGATCGCCTGCTCGCGCAGGAACGGCAGCAGCTCGACGCGGCCCGCCTCCGTCACCGGGTGCGACACGATCGCGAGGTCGGGGCGGCCCTCGACCGCCTCCGCGAGCGCCCGCACACCGGCGGCCACCGCGTCGTCGGCCGCGAGGTAGCGGATGCGACCCTGCTCGAGCCGCTGCGCCGAGCGGCGGAAGGCCGCGTCGTCCTCGACCGTCACCGGCACGCCCGCCGCCGCAAGCGCCGCCCGTACCGCGGGCGCCGACTCGATCGCGGTCGACACCCGCACGGAAGCGCCCGCGCGAAGCGCCGCGACGACCGAGCGCGCGAGCTGCGCGACGCGGCCGCCCTCGGCGAGCCGGATCGTCACGCCCGGCATCGGCAGGTGCCGCAGGATGTCGCGCTCGGCCGAGAGGCCCTGCACGTCCTCGGCGACGCCGAGCTCGGTCGCCCACACGTGCTGGTCGGAGCCGGCCGCGCGTGCGAGCGCCTCGGCCTCCGCTGCTGTCACCGAAGCCGACGCCGTGGCCGTCACCGACGCATCCGTCGCCTTGACGAGCGACTCGACGGCGTCGACGATCCCCTGCACCGCCGGCAGCTCGATCGGCGCGGTCTCGCGCGCCTCGGCCGAGCGCCAGTCGACGAGCGGGAAGAGGTAGCTCGGCCCGCCGGCCTTCGTGGTCGGGCCGACGACCGAGCGCTTCCAGCCGCCGAAGGGCTGGCGCTGCACGATCGCGCCGGTGATGCCGCGGTTGACGTAGAGGTTGCCCGCCTGCACGGTGTCGAGCCACTGGCCGATCTCGTCGGGGTCGAGCGAGTGGATGCCGGACGTGAGCCCGTAGTCGACGTCGTTGACGAGCTCGATCGCCTCCTCGAGCGTCTCGACGCGCATGATGCCGAGGATCGGCCCGAAGTACTCGGTGCGGTGGTACTCGCTCCCCCGCTGCACGCCGGCGCGCAGGCCCGGGCTCCACAGCTTGCCGCTCTCGTCGAGCTGCTTCGGCTCGACGATCCACGACTCGCCCGCGCCCAGGCTCGTGAGCCCCTCGAGCAGCTTGCCCTCGGCGGGCGCGACGATCGGGCCCATCTGACTGTCGGCGTCCCACGGGTAGCCGACGTCGAGCGAGCGCACGCCGTCGACGATCTGGCTGTGCAGGCGCTTCGAGCGGCCTGCCTGGCCGACGAGGATCGCGAGCGACGCCGCCGAGCACTTCTGCCCCGCGTGGCCGAACGCGCTCGCGACGATGTCCTTCGCCGCGAGATCAGAGTCGGCCGAGGGCGTCACGATGATCGCGTTCTTGCCGCTCGTCTCGGCGAGCAGGTCGAGGTCGGGCCGGATGCGTCGGAAGGCCTGGGCGGTCTCGAACCCGCCCGTGAGGATCACGCGGTCGACGCGCGAGTCGCCGATGAGCTGGTCGCCGAGGCTGCGGTCGGCGAACTGCACGAAGTGCAGCACCTCGCGCGGCACGCCCGCCGCCCACAGCGCGTCGAGCATCACGGCGCCCGTGCGGGCCGTCGCGCGCGCGGGCTTGACGATGACGGATGCGCCGGACG is a window of Agrococcus sp. Marseille-Q4369 DNA encoding:
- a CDS encoding SDR family oxidoreductase: MSVIDLTGKVAVITGGGSGIGRATAQLFAELGAKVVVSDIAQTAHETVASIEGAGGTASALIGDIGDVAVADSVVAAAVERYGRLDVLVNNAGIMDHFAGAANVEDALWDRIMRVNLNAPFYLTRAALRVMLPQGSGSIVNVSSAAGIRGAAAGAAYTASKHGLVGLTRNTAYMYGKQGIRANAICPGGVATNVMTEDVQRGIDHDGLAALGPIHQGALRNAESIEQANLAAFLASDAASNVNGAIIPNDGGWAAG